In one Lolium rigidum isolate FL_2022 chromosome 3, APGP_CSIRO_Lrig_0.1, whole genome shotgun sequence genomic region, the following are encoded:
- the LOC124702026 gene encoding 17.9 kDa class I heat shock protein-like, which produces MSLIRRSNVFDPFSLDLFDPFDGFPFGSGSSSSGGGSLFPSFPRTSSETVAFAGARIDWKETPEAHVFKADVPGLKKEEVKVEVEDGNVLQISGERNKEQEEKSDTWHRVERSSGRFLRRFRLPENAKAEQIKASMENGVLTVTVPKEEAKKPEVKSIQISG; this is translated from the coding sequence ATGTCGCTGATCCGCCGCAGCAACGTGTTCGACCCCTTCTCCCTCGACCTCTTCGACCCCTTCGACGGCTTCCCCTTCGgctccggcagcagcagcagcggcgggggCAGCCTCTTCCCCTCGTTCCCGCGCACCTCCTCCGAGACGGTGGCCTTTGCCGGAGCGCGCATTGACTGGAAGGAGACGCCCGAGGCTCACGTTTTCAAGGCGGACGTGCCGGGGCTgaagaaggaggaggtgaaggtggaggtggaggacggcaACGTGCTCCAGATCAGCGGCGAGCGGAACAAGGAGCAGGAGGAGAAGTCCGACACCTGGCACCGCGTGGAGCGCAGCAGCGGCAGGTTCCTGCGCCGGTTCAGGCTGCCGGAGAACGCCAAGGCGGAGCAGATCAAGGCGTCCATGGAGAACGGCGTGCTCACCGTCACCGTGCCCAAGGAGGAGGCCAAGAAGCCCGAGGTGAAGTCCATCCAGATCTCTGGCTAG
- the LOC124702028 gene encoding 17.4 kDa class I heat shock protein-like, translating to MSLIRRADVFDPFSLDLWDPFPFGSGSGSIFPRASSDTAAFAGARIDWKETPEAHVFKADVPGLKKEEVKVEVDDGNVLQISGERNKEQEEKSDTWHRVERSSGKFLRRFRLPDNAKTEQIKASMENGVLTVTVPKEEAKKPDAKPVQITG from the coding sequence ATGTCGTTGATTCGTCGCGCCGACGTGTTCGACCCCTTCTCTCTTGATCTCTGGGACCCATTCCCCTTTGGTTCCGGCAGCGGGAGCATCTTCCCTCGCGCCAGCTCCGACACCGCGGCCTTCGCCGGCGCGCGGATCGACTGGAAGGAGACGCCCGAGGCTCACGTGTTCAAGGCAGACGTGCCGGGGCTgaagaaggaggaggtgaaggtggaggtcgaCGACGGCAACGTGCTGCAGATCAGCGGCGAGCGGAACAAGGAGCAGGAGGAGAAGTCCGACACCTGGCACCGCGTGGAGCGTAGCAGCGGGAAGTTCCTGCGCAGGTTCAGGCTCCCGGACAACGCCAAGACGGAGCAGATCAAGGCGTCCATGGAGAACGGCGTGCTCACCGTGACCGTGCCCAAGGAGGAGGCCAAGAAGCCCGATGCCAAGCCCGTCCAGATCACCGGCTAG